The Ischnura elegans chromosome 1, ioIscEleg1.1, whole genome shotgun sequence genome contains a region encoding:
- the LOC124162815 gene encoding uncharacterized protein LOC124162815 produces MDTEEYEKKMKELLESGPYKKLKKDPTGSIKRKTTELIKKTIVDTQLRRRITPQDPKTPVIYGLPKIHKEGTPLRPIISAIDSPTYQLARYIATSLQLDVEKANSYAKNSTHFLDLIQNVKMEMDDILVSFDVVSLFTKILRGKAISTLRKKFGEDTANLAEICLMTTYFKWKGEYYEQTEGAPMGSPISPAVANIYMEDFETSALEKAPFKPSMWLRYVDDTFVIWRHGREKLEEFHLCLNSIDEDIKFTKEVESDGKLPFLDLLIIRKEDGSLGHTVYRKPTNTNKYLLAGSHHHPAQIYGVMSTMIHRSITLTDEDHRAEELNKLTNILMKTGYRRREIRTAISRKLSKKDSRMEEEKTEEQQKKPFLPYIKGVTDKISRILHKHQIKTVFKPRTQIRDIIRNVKGREKLETEGVYQLKCGTCDQVYVGETGRTIRTRVKEHCAAIDWATPISQQSLNMPHKDIPSM; encoded by the coding sequence ATGGATACCGAGGAATAcgaaaagaaaatgaaggagTTATTAGAAAGCGGTCCTTATAAAAAACTAAAGAAGGACCCAACGGGGAGCATAAAACGAAAAACCACCGAGTTGATTAAGAAGACAATTGTCGACACGCAACTACGGAGACGCATAACACCTCAAGACCCGAAGACTCCTGTGATTTATGGCTTGCCTAAAATACATAAGGAGGGTACTCCGTTAAGGCCGATCATCAGCGCCATAGACTCTCCCACTTACCAGCTGGCGAGATACATTGCCACATCCTTGCAGCTAGATGTCGAAAAAGCGAACTCTTATGCCAAGAACTCAACACATTTCCTCGATCTCATCCAAAACGTCAAAATGGAGATGGACGACATCTTAGTCAGCTTTGACGTGGTGTCCCTCTTCACCAAGATACTGAGAGGGAAAGCCATTAGTACCCTCCGGAAGAAATTTGGAGAAGACACAGCCAACCTGGCGGAGATATGCCTAATGACGACCTATTTCAAGTGGAAAGGAGAATATTACGAGCAGACAGAAGGGGCACCAATGGGGTCCCCCATTTCTCCCGCTGTGGCCAACATATACATGGAAGATTTCGAGACGTCAGCTCTAGAGAAGGCCCCCTTCAAACCGTCGATGTGGTTGCGGTATGTAGACGATACATTCGTAATTTGGAGACACGGCAGAGAAAAGTTGGAAGAGTTCCACCTCTGTCTTAACAGCATTGACGAGGACATCAAATTCACGAAGGAAGTGGAAAGCGACGGGAAATTGCCCTTCCTGGATCTCCTCATCATAAGAAAAGAAGACGGATCATTGGGCCACACCGTCTATAGAAAACCAACAAACACAAACAAGTACCTACTAGCCGGATCACATCACCATCCAGCTCAAATTTATGGAGTGATGTCCACAATGATCCACCGATCGATCACTCTCACGGACGAGGACCACAGGGCCGAAGAACTAAACAAATTAACGAACATACTTATGAAGACTGGATACAGACGGAGAGAAATAAGGACGGCCATCTCCCgcaaattaagtaaaaaggaCTCAAGGATGGAAGAAGAAAAGACCGAAGAGCAGCAGAAAAAACCCTTCCTGCCGTATATTAAAGGGGTCACGGATAAAATATCCAGAATACTACATAAACATCAGATAAAAACCGTGTTTAAGCCACGCACGCAAATTAGAGACATCATTCGAAAcgtgaaaggaagggaaaaattggaaacggAGGGAGTATACCAATTAAAATGCGGCACATGCGACCAAGTGTACGTGGGTGAAACTGGACGCACAATAAGAACCAGAGTGAAGGAGCACTGCGCGGCGATCGACTGGGCCACGCCGATAAGTCAGCAGTCGCTGAACATGCCGCACAAGGACATACCATCGATGTAA